ATTTGCACGTTTGTATGGAAAGACGTCAAGTTTGTCTCAAATGGAGGAACAAGTCGAGATGGTTTCCAAAAAAGTAAGTTTTCGTCTAAAatgtgcaacgtcaacactttAGAGCTCATTTATAAACTAAAGTGTTATAAATGCATTGGGGTATGAATCACAGAACCTCTCCAGCTGTAAGAGGAGAGCTTTTGCATCTCATGAGGGTTCCAAATTAACCCATGGTGACGTTTGTGGAATCACATTTCCTCATATTACACGTAAACTGTCCACCCACCAAACAACAGACGACAGTGTGTCAAGCTCCACCCTCTCGGGTACCCTACCTCAGGCGACTGCCATTTTGGTACCCTCCCATCCAACAAATCTGTGGATTCCTGGCTTGAGCGCTCCCTGAGAAACGGCCCTCCTGTTTTGTGTTGCGGCTGCAGCTCGCCGCCTCCGAGGAAGACCTCCAGGCGGCGCTCTCCACCGTATCCTCGGAGAGCGGGCTTCGACGGGATGTTTCTGAGCTGCGCGTTGCCGTGGCGACGCTGCAGGCGGAGGACAGCTTGGCGTCGGGCGACCTGCAAGCCATCAACGCCCGCTTCCTCAACGTGACGGAGACGTGGCAGGACCggctcgccgccgccgcctccgagCTGGCTTCCCTCAAGGCTGAGTCCCGGGAAGCCCACGCCAGCGCCGCCGAGCGGGTGAACGAGGCCGAGCGGAGGGCCCGGTCGCTGGCCAAGAAGCTTGAGGAGCTGGAGGACAGCACCAGGAGGAACGCCCGAGCCATGGAGCGTGCCGAGGAGGACGACGCCAAGCGTGCGCAGGCCCAGCTGGACTGGAACACCCAGCAGATCCACAAAATGGATGAGAACATCAAGAGGCTGGCCCGCAAGGAGGCGGAGCTTAGCGCCCAACTTCAGGAGCACCTGCCGCGGGCTAAAGAGTGCGAGGAGCATCTCCCCCACGTGGAGGAGGCGCTGCGCTCCATAGTGAAACTGGGGGCCGACCTGAGCGGCGCCGAGAAGCGCATGGAGGAGTTAACGCTGCAGGTGTTTTCGGCCGAGGACAACATGCTGAAGACGCTCAACCGGATCCTCGCCATGCGCCAGGAAATTGACGCCCTACAAGCTCGCGGCACCATCCTCAAGATGAAGAGTGAGCTGGAGGTGGTGCGGGAGGCTGTGCACGAACTCACCATGGTACTCAGGGCGGGGCAGACtaatgaggaagaagaggagccgGATGAAGAGTGGGAGGAGCCAACCGAAGCCCCTCaagatgacatcacacaaTAATGACACTGCAGAGAGGACAGGAAGGGCCTCTGCTTTCACATTGCTGGAATTATTTTCTTAGTTCAGTGTCAAAATAGGTCAAGCTTCggtttttttgttactttgtgTAACTATTTTTCTGTGTTAAATTATCCCCCCGTGCATCCTCATTAGTGTGGTAGCAGAGCTGGACTGCTGCTCATTTGTAGACCCACATGATTGACATTTTACCAATAAattgtcaaataaacaaattggattttttttaatttaccgaAATACAGTACAGTGAAAACTTTAATTAGTCTGTATGCAGTAGTTTGGGAAATAACTGGATTACAGGTATAATAGCGCTCTCTTGTGGCCATGTTGGGGAAACACATCAGCAAGAACgttaaaatcacatttcaatAATTCTCAACAGAATCTCGTTCTGTCTTGCAGTGCGAGAGCGTGCACCTGATGCTGGACGACGTAGGGGGTCGCCGGAAGGTTGCGCGGGCCCAGCTGGAGAGCCTGGAGCAAGACGTGGGCCAGCTGAAGGAGTGGGCGTCCGGGCTGAGCGACGAGCGTTCGGCGCTGCGGTCCAGCGTGGACGCGCTCAGCGGCGCCGTGGACCAAATTGAAGCGCGCACCTCCGCCATCACAGTGGACTTTTCCAACAAGGTGCGTTTGATTCATCAGCCTCTACTTCTTGACACCTGATGGAAATACCCACGCCAATAGGTGGCGTCGGTGAGGACGGACGTTCGGCGTATGGACGGCCTGCGCTCGGAGCTGGACTCCCTCCTGACGCAGGTGTcggagctggaggagcaggCATCGCGGTCCGAGCGCTCCATGGTGGGACGCATCAGCGACGTGCTGGCCGGCAGCATCGAACGAGTCTCCAACCTACGCGCGGCGTCCGAACGCAACGCGCAGGCCTTGGAGCAGCTGCGCCGACGCCTCCCCGAGCTGGACGCCGCCGACCGCAGCGTGTCGGAGCAGCTGCGGGAGCTGGAGGGCGGCCGGGCTCGCCTCATCCGCACGGTGAGCTTCGCGGCGGACCTCAAACCCAAAGTGGGCGCCGTCAAGAGAGACTTCGGGGGCTTGGAGCCCCGGCTGGCCGACCTCACCTTCCGCGTGGGGAACCTGGCCGAGGAGCTCGGCAAGAGGGACGAGGAGATCGCCCAGCTCAGACGCACGTTAGACGGACTCACGTCGGCCCAAGAGCAGGACATAAGTGTCACTACTGAACAGGTCTAAGTTTTATCagaattagattttttttttcttatttaattcataattcaACTTTCTGGAGCTAGAAGGTTGTCGTGTGTAGTATACATGAAAACGTGACATTGAGGTCAAGAAGAGTGTTTTttattggaaaataaaaaaggagtAAACAACAAATTCTTGACAAGAGCTTATTgcttttgatttcaaaacaatctTTGGGGAAGGCAGGAAGctgtaaaatacaaaataaaaaccctAACAGTGCAGATTGAGTGTTGATTCACAGCTCAGCAGTCCATCCAGCTCCCTCCTCATTTCTTGTCCTACCTGTGCAACTTCAAGTtactaacaaagaaaagagtgTTTTGTGATTTGTGACGATGCTACTCTTCCGCCTGGGCTTCTGGACCTTGGGACAATGCCGCCAGCGTCTGGCTGGCCTCCTCCAAGGCCGTCTGTAAGGCGGCGATGGCTTCTTGCTGCTCCTCCAGCTGGGCAGCGTGCTCGCTGGTCCCCTCGGCGGCCAGCCTCTCTAGCTCCTCCACTCGCTGCGCCATGAGCGAGTCCGTGGTTACCAGCGAGTCCTGCGCCTCCCCCACGGCCGCCACGTTGGCCCGCAGCTCCTCCAGGTTCTTGCTCAGGACCTCCACCTCCTTCCCGGAGAAGGCTTTGCCGGCCAGGTCGCTCTCCTGGGCGTCGTACTGGGAGAGGAGCGACTCCACCTTGGAGGTAATGGACTCGCCGTTCTCCTCTGAGGCTTTGAGGCGGGCTTCCATGTCGTCCGCTCTCTTCTGCGCCTGAGCGGCCACTTCGTTTAGCTTGGTCTCCAAGTCGCGGACTCCCTCGGTGGCCACCTCCAGGACGCCGGTTCGGTCCTTGAGGGTCTGGACTTCCGTCTCGGCGTTAGACACGGAGAGCTTGAGACTTCCCACCGTGTCCTGCACCACCGACCTGAAGGACTCCACCTCCAGGGAAAGCGACGCCACTTCCTGGCTACGGGTTCGGAGCTCCTCCCTCACAGAGTTGATCTGCTCCCGGATGGAATCGGCGGAAGCGTCGGCCTCCTGCTTGGTCGCCCTGATCTCGGCCACCACGTTCACGATGGCGGCCAGCTCCTGCTTGACCATGGCGGGGTCTTCGATGCCGCCCAGCCGGGCCTTGAGGTCGGCCAGCTGGTTCTGGGCCTCGCCCTGGGCGTCGGTGAACTCGGTCACGCTGGCGCGCACCGAGCGACTCACCTCCTCCAAACGCTGCTCCACCGTCGTCTCCAGGGAGGAGAAGTCACGCTCCCGGGCCTCCTTCACCTCGCTGATGCCCTCGGAGAGCTCCTTGAGGAGGTCTTTCTGGAGCTTCTGGAGGGCCTCCTCCACTCGCCGGGTCTCCTCCTCGCCCCTCGCCATCCGGGTCATTGCACCCTCCAGTTCGGCGCGGGTGGCGCCCAATGACGACTCCAGACTGTCCACCGTGGTCTTCAGAGAGGCAACCTAGAGTTGGAAGAATTCAAAAATATTAAGGAGAGCATTTTACGGTGGAACCTTTCAGATGCAGATGATGATTCATCAATCTGTCACAGTATAGTGCTAACTACTGCTGAGGAGGTCAGATTTTGATGATTGGTACATAAATGGACCCAATTCTACTCAAAAGTACTCAAAGTTCCCGGAACCTTTGGAGGACATGTTGTACATAAACAAAAGTGATCTTAAAGTCAGAATGAAACCAAACTGCTTTTGTTATTCTGGGGAGATTCCTTAGAAGATTTTGAGTACGGCTCAAGAGAGTTGATTGACTTGCCATGTGTGTAGTTTGCATTCAGTGACCCCCATGGGGGTTCACCCAACCCCTCAAGCCAACCCCTGACCCGCCCCTCGATCCAAAAGTATACAAAGTACAGGGACTGCACCGTCACTTGAAAGGTCACAATGGTGGAATTAATAATAAGTTGGGTGCAGTGCCTCCTTAATGACATCTCAACGAACCTGTTGAACGACGCCGTCCATTTTGCCGCTGATCTCGGCGCTGATTTGCGCACTTTGGGCGTGCGTTGCGCTCGTCTGCCGAATCTCCTCCACCACCTTCTGCAAGTGGAAGGCGGCCAGGCCGGCGCCTCCGATCATTACCGCGTAGAAGAGCATCGAGAACAGGGTGCTCAGGCAGCtcctgccgccgctgccgctgctgctgctgcccctgctgctgcccccgctgctgccgccgctctTCTTCCCGGATGAGCGCGGCGACCCGTGGGCGGCTGAGGAGCCGCTCACGCCGTTACTTTTCTGGGACTTCTCTTCCTTATGTACCGGTGCAGCTGCAGAAGCTGCAGCGGCTTTCTCGCCGGCGTTGCTCTTCTGTCGGT
This genomic window from Syngnathus acus chromosome 23, fSynAcu1.2, whole genome shotgun sequence contains:
- the LOC119117226 gene encoding inhibitor of nuclear factor kappa-B kinase-interacting protein isoform X1, with the protein product MKAALFKHNRVKRNEESTCKEWFLIPFLLLSVYCERFGDLSVSSSRKLVSLFPSPFLLIRASLKYVKMHGEVKQRKKKQSNEVVTPDSANKQDQDTKAKREHVSTPSKSSSLDLKCIMCVLSLAVCAALSWMVLQQNARFSQMEDKFARLYGKTSSLSQMEEQVEMVSKKLAASEEDLQAALSTVSSESGLRRDVSELRVAVATLQAEDSLASGDLQAINARFLNVTETWQDRLAAAASELASLKAESREAHASAAERVNEAERRARSLAKKLEELEDSTRRNARAMERAEEDDAKRAQAQLDWNTQQIHKMDENIKRLARKEAELSAQLQEHLPRAKECEEHLPHVEEALRSIVKLGADLSGAEKRMEELTLQVFSAEDNMLKTLNRILAMRQEIDALQARGTILKMKSELEVVREAVHELTMVLRAGQTNEEEEEPDEEWEEPTEAPQDDITQ
- the LOC119117226 gene encoding inhibitor of nuclear factor kappa-B kinase-interacting protein isoform X2, yielding MKAALFKHNRVKRNEESTCKEWFLIPFLLLSVYCERFGDLSVSSSRKLVSLFPSPFLLIRASLKYVKMHGEVKQRKKKQSNEVVTPDSANKQDQDTKAKREHVSTPSKSSSLDLKCIMCVLSLAVCAALSWMVLQQNARFSQMEDKFARLYGKTSSLSQMEEQVEMVSKKCESVHLMLDDVGGRRKVARAQLESLEQDVGQLKEWASGLSDERSALRSSVDALSGAVDQIEARTSAITVDFSNKVASVRTDVRRMDGLRSELDSLLTQVSELEEQASRSERSMVGRISDVLAGSIERVSNLRAASERNAQALEQLRRRLPELDAADRSVSEQLRELEGGRARLIRTVSFAADLKPKVGAVKRDFGGLEPRLADLTFRVGNLAEELGKRDEEIAQLRRTLDGLTSAQEQDISVTTEQV
- the LOC119117214 gene encoding cytoskeleton-associated protein 4-like, with the translated sequence MTAKNRQKSNAGEKAAAASAAAPVHKEEKSQKSNGVSGSSAAHGSPRSSGKKSGGSSGGSSRGSSSSGSGGRSCLSTLFSMLFYAVMIGGAGLAAFHLQKVVEEIRQTSATHAQSAQISAEISGKMDGVVQQVASLKTTVDSLESSLGATRAELEGAMTRMARGEEETRRVEEALQKLQKDLLKELSEGISEVKEARERDFSSLETTVEQRLEEVSRSVRASVTEFTDAQGEAQNQLADLKARLGGIEDPAMVKQELAAIVNVVAEIRATKQEADASADSIREQINSVREELRTRSQEVASLSLEVESFRSVVQDTVGSLKLSVSNAETEVQTLKDRTGVLEVATEGVRDLETKLNEVAAQAQKRADDMEARLKASEENGESITSKVESLLSQYDAQESDLAGKAFSGKEVEVLSKNLEELRANVAAVGEAQDSLVTTDSLMAQRVEELERLAAEGTSEHAAQLEEQQEAIAALQTALEEASQTLAALSQGPEAQAEE